The genomic region TCTTTGCTTTGGTGTACAGTATAGCTGTGTTGTGTTTACcataaaatattttgtaatgATTTATCCACAATGCAATATATTACTTGTGCTTAAGGAAGACTCTTAACTTTCGATCTATGAACTCAAAATGGTTGCATAATAAAACTTAAGACCCACAGAAACTCTTAAAACTAATGATTTGAGGAGTTTTAAATATTGGAGTGTAAAGATAAACCCAGATTTACCCTCTCTTGGTTCAGGCTCTCTCCCCAGGAACCTTTCCCTGGGCCTCACATCCACCACCTGGTACTGCTGAGTTGAAATGTTCTCTGTAACGTCCTCAAATGACTTCACCCAGGAGCGGGTCATGGTGGCGGTGAAGCGCGCCGCTGCAGGCTTGGTGTACGCGCCTGTGGCTGGGTGTCCTTCCCTGACCCAGGTCCTGAAACCCCCGTTCAGCACCGACACCTGAGGGTGGCCGAACAACCGGAACATCCACCAAACCCTGGTGCAGGAAAACGCCCCAAAATCACTGGCGTCGTAAACAACCACATGGCTGTCATTTCCGATGCCCAAGTTCCCCACGTAGTCTGCGAAGAACTGCTCGGTGGGGAGCATATGATCAAACTTGGAGGTCCTGTCCGAGCACTCGTCGATGTCGAAAAAAGACGCTCCCGGGATGTGAGACTGCGCGAACTCCTTCTTGCCGTCTCGTTTCATCATCGGCAGGTACCAGGACGTGTCCAGGATCCGCAGACGCGGTCCGACAAGGTTGCGATTGACCATGTTTGCGAGCCATTTTGTAGAGACAAGAGCCTGAGTCTGCAGCCCCATGTTTGCAGCAGAGTGaagtgcaagtgaagtgcagcTCTCCTCATTTAACCTCTCCTCAACTGGGTGACAACATCAGTGCAATACCTCCACCAGCTGGTCAGGATTGTGGAGAAATAATAacatagagacagagacagtgctGTTAGTTATTTTATTGGTAGCCTACTAACAAAACACCTGggtccaaacaaatacaaaaagttCATATATATAAGATAAACCCATAGTATTATAGTCATTCAGAGGTAATAAATTAACAACAGAGTCCCATCATTCAGCTGCTGGTGCTCCAGTGCTGCAAGACATGCGTGCAACATGGCTAAAATTGTATTGTGAGTGTCACGTGCGTGTTTCTCACCGATATCCTGTGTATGAGGGCACACGAGTATGTGTTCGTCATATGCATTATTCCGGTGGTGTACAGCTCCTCGCAGTCTCTGAGTAGCATTAAggggaatataataagtatgttttttttagtgtataatccctgaaaataagaatcattgtgtttctgttaccttagaaagagccgtttatatctacagatGGAACAGGCCCTCATTTATAGGGATCACTATGTTGCATCAACCCAGATCCGACGCTTGgccagtgacttgcggtgtcaaacacagacgaaaaaagccatcctttaacatcagcataaTATGCAGCTggtcgccgttatagtttaacagtgctgggcagcgtcagggggaaacacagcgggacaagaacgaaagtttaggcggcgaaagtccaagtggggcggatgggaggggtgatggattGGTCCAACAACTTTCACCCTTTCATATCTTGACacggaaagtccatgaccaaatgtttatatgtgacgaagtcggagtgagaatgtgttggttgcatgtccatgtttctacagtggcccagaacagacaaaacaaaccagAAACAGTGTTTTTGCGAAGGCCACTGTAGTTAAAAGCCCCTCCACAATGACCAGTatccaaaaaactttttttttaacctgaaacTGTGTATTCTGTGTTTTATCAGATTGAATCACTAGTCCTCTTTGTTTTGGAGATAATTCCgcacctggtaaaaacctcctgaacttctGGATCTTAAAGTTATCAGAACAAAAAGGCGACctcacattagcaggtgctaggctaaaGGCCCGTCTCTGACATGCTGaacagcgtcagagaaacactgatttccaacatgaaactgctttactcaatgtttttaccattttaatCACTGATTCCATTTGTTTTGCAGATGGAGAGACCTCTATGGATAATCTGGCTCCTCGTAAggacctcctgaatgtctggatcagaaataaggtgagcacacataaaGTTATCATGTACACACTtgaacatgtatttttttaatgttgataTTCAAGACATTGAAACAACATTCAATACATGCAGAAGCAGTGAGTGTGCACCTTCCCAGTAGAGAagaggaatgaaaatggaagagAGGGAAGGTGGAGTGTGGTGCAGACAAACACAGGTAGGTTCTGTTGTgacaacagacacacacgaaTTGTAccagaaatgtatattttcataACATTATCAACACATTGAGTTTAACTGTTATGGTTACCTTGGGAAGGCAGTGTTGGTATTCATGAAGTTACATGTTATCTTAGCTGTCCAGCATGATATAGTATATGACAAGCATGTTGCATCTCCTTTCTCAACATGTGAATCAGTATTATCACAGAGACCAAATTTTGATTTAGGTACACTAATATCCCTGTGGCATTAAAACAATTACATAGTGGCACGGTGGtccagtggttagcattgtcgcttcacagcaagagggcgaGTTAAgagtttgaacccagggtgagAGGTCCGAatccctctgtg from Epinephelus moara isolate mb chromosome 18, YSFRI_EMoa_1.0, whole genome shotgun sequence harbors:
- the LOC126405495 gene encoding thiosulfate sulfurtransferase-like; this encodes MGLQTQALVSTKWLANMVNRNLVGPRLRILDTSWYLPMMKRDGKKEFAQSHIPGASFFDIDECSDRTSKFDHMLPTEQFFADYVGNLGIGNDSHVVVYDASDFGAFSCTRVWWMFRLFGHPQVSVLNGGFRTWVREGHPATGAYTKPAAARFTATMTRSWVKSFEDVTENISTQQYQVVDVRPRERFLGREPEPREGVQPGHIPGSKCMPFLEFLDDDGMMLSTEKLKKFFKESQVDLNKPLCGSCGSGVTACHMVLAAHLCGAPGASVYDGSWYEWFTKAPPEHVASEVKSKL